One Spinacia oleracea cultivar Varoflay chromosome 4, BTI_SOV_V1, whole genome shotgun sequence DNA segment encodes these proteins:
- the LOC110788230 gene encoding uncharacterized protein gives MKERTPCRLALEDKVSGNNIVVADGMVQPSDGALPQHFTSMKPGHYKVQVDFVYDGHVDDILPVPTGDGFTNLGGALGSFVQWPIHLVIFEDGEDCTSPPKKKSKSNVSKERDGSSKKKTTVLAAQKKTTDLASKEFSHPKKSNSKPKSNLEVVSSCDLYHDFSA, from the exons ATGAAGGAAAGGACTCCATGTCGTCTTGCCCTTGAGGATAAAGTTTCAGGCAACAACATTGTCGTGGCGGATGGTATGGTACAACCCTCAGATGGTGCATTGCCCCAACATTTTACATCGATGAAGCCTGGTCACTATAAAGTCCAAGTTGATTTTGTTTACGACGGACATGTTGATGATATTCTTCCGGTACCTACGGGAGATGGTTTCACTAACTTAGGCGGTGCTCTGGGTAGTTTTGTGCAATGGCCCATACACTTAGTGATTTTCGAAGACGGCGag gATTGTACTTCACCTCCTAAAAAGAAGTCCAAGTCTAATGTTTCTAAAGAGAGGGATGGTAGCTCCAAGAAAAAGACAACGGTATTAGCGGCCCAAAAGAAGACAACAGACTTAGCATCCAAG gaatttTCGCATCCAAAGAAGTCGAATTCTAAGCCTAAGTCCAACTTAGAGGTGGTGAGTAGTTGTGATC TTTATCATGACTTCAGCGCCTGA